From the genome of Motilibacter peucedani, one region includes:
- a CDS encoding FkbM family methyltransferase: MTAVPALLSRGKRTVMDALPKPARTRLRLVRKALLGPLPPPPKPAPPPPPPKPPAPPRPREVTMHVPVRPGDEQPVVLRELRMTAPAEKFVPKVLQREDLAGYEASSFPHFLAALSEAPAGAVLDIGLNVGPYALLARSCSEREVVGFEPTPDLARIARVTGARNGLPYLVEEVALGDAEGTAQLYLSDTSDSSNSLNPDFRPNHTSIEVPLETLDAWVARTGVVPGLLKVDTETTEPAVLRGAARTVAEHRPWVFCEVLHGRGEEELTRAIADWGYTWYHLTGPGPLEPAAEIVGDKQMEHFMWLFVPEPLSAGHWELADAWRRALDATRDAPPPVSQQPGSQQPQHVVMLVSNDVSTDTRVKKVALAVARMGLRVTVLGITGEPEPVVTALGPVTVVRVPVDYRLREARRTRRESARRWRPPLGYPDREARLTAWARVRVTARRGRSAAGRLKQARAQGERPVALAAQSYALRATVIGRGTAVKARSKAGSELDRALKKGWRVWDGAWHRTAVGASWRRLLPEVGDYELAMGPVLDLLGADLVHAHDVQVVGIAADASSRALLAARPRRVPWLYDAHEYVRGLSQYGGRTRRVVAAWADLEAEFVRSAARVITVSEPIADQLVADYGLEQRPAVVLNIPSTGAASRRGGASLRAACGLGDEVPLLVYSGGVTKARGVDTAIAALRELPGVHLAVNCVPHSRTVYVERLREQAQEQGVADRVHFVDPVAPGEVVGFLSSADVGLVPILHYPSHEMAMTNKLFEYILAGLPLCVSDVRTQAEFVTSRGLGTVHRAEDPADLARAAREALDRRAELRAAVAEPALRAEFSWAGQEAHIAEVYSQVLGVPLTLSGDDFDEGVAERRLSPSESGLADVLFPTES; encoded by the coding sequence ATGACCGCCGTCCCCGCCCTGCTGTCCAGGGGCAAGCGCACCGTCATGGACGCGCTGCCGAAGCCGGCCCGCACCCGCCTGCGCCTCGTGCGCAAGGCGCTGCTCGGCCCGCTGCCCCCGCCGCCCAAGCCGGCGCCGCCGCCCCCGCCGCCCAAGCCGCCGGCCCCGCCTCGCCCGCGCGAGGTGACGATGCACGTGCCGGTGCGCCCTGGCGACGAGCAGCCGGTCGTGCTGCGCGAGCTCCGGATGACCGCGCCGGCCGAGAAGTTCGTGCCCAAGGTCCTCCAGCGCGAGGACCTCGCTGGCTACGAGGCCTCGAGCTTCCCGCACTTCCTCGCCGCGCTCTCCGAGGCGCCGGCCGGTGCGGTGCTCGACATCGGGCTCAACGTCGGCCCCTACGCGCTGCTGGCGCGATCGTGCAGCGAGCGCGAGGTCGTCGGGTTCGAGCCGACGCCCGACCTCGCCCGCATCGCCCGGGTCACCGGCGCCCGCAACGGGCTGCCCTACCTCGTCGAGGAGGTCGCGCTCGGCGACGCCGAGGGCACCGCGCAGCTCTACCTCTCCGACACCAGCGACAGCAGCAACTCGCTGAACCCCGACTTCCGTCCCAACCACACCTCGATCGAGGTGCCGCTCGAGACCCTCGACGCGTGGGTCGCGCGCACGGGCGTGGTGCCGGGGCTGCTCAAGGTCGACACCGAGACGACCGAGCCGGCCGTGCTGCGCGGCGCCGCCCGCACCGTCGCCGAGCACCGGCCGTGGGTCTTCTGCGAGGTGCTGCACGGGCGCGGCGAGGAGGAGCTGACCCGGGCGATCGCCGACTGGGGCTACACCTGGTACCACCTCACCGGCCCCGGCCCGCTCGAGCCCGCCGCCGAGATCGTGGGCGACAAGCAGATGGAGCACTTCATGTGGCTGTTCGTGCCCGAGCCCCTGTCGGCCGGGCACTGGGAGCTCGCGGACGCCTGGCGCCGGGCGCTCGACGCCACCCGCGACGCCCCCCCGCCCGTGAGCCAGCAGCCCGGAAGCCAGCAGCCGCAGCACGTCGTCATGCTCGTGAGCAACGACGTGTCGACCGACACGCGGGTCAAGAAGGTCGCGCTCGCGGTCGCCCGCATGGGCCTGCGGGTGACGGTCCTGGGCATCACCGGCGAGCCGGAGCCGGTCGTCACCGCGCTGGGCCCGGTCACCGTCGTGCGCGTGCCGGTCGACTACCGGCTGCGCGAGGCGCGCCGCACGCGCCGCGAGTCGGCCCGGCGCTGGCGCCCGCCGCTGGGCTACCCCGACCGCGAGGCCCGGCTCACCGCGTGGGCGCGCGTCCGCGTCACGGCGCGGCGCGGCCGCTCGGCCGCCGGACGGCTCAAGCAGGCCCGCGCGCAGGGCGAGCGGCCGGTCGCTCTGGCGGCGCAGTCCTACGCGCTGCGGGCGACCGTCATCGGCCGCGGCACCGCGGTGAAGGCCCGCTCAAAGGCCGGCAGCGAGCTCGACCGCGCCCTGAAGAAGGGCTGGCGGGTCTGGGACGGCGCCTGGCACCGCACCGCGGTCGGCGCGTCCTGGCGCCGGCTGCTGCCCGAGGTCGGCGACTACGAGCTGGCCATGGGTCCGGTGCTCGACCTGCTGGGCGCCGACCTCGTGCACGCCCACGACGTGCAGGTGGTCGGCATCGCCGCCGACGCGAGCTCGCGCGCACTGCTCGCCGCCCGGCCGCGGCGAGTGCCCTGGCTCTACGACGCCCACGAGTACGTCCGCGGCCTGTCCCAGTACGGCGGCCGCACCCGCCGCGTGGTCGCCGCCTGGGCCGACCTCGAGGCCGAGTTCGTGCGCAGCGCCGCGCGCGTCATCACGGTGTCGGAGCCCATCGCCGACCAGCTGGTGGCCGACTACGGCCTCGAGCAGCGGCCGGCGGTCGTGCTCAACATCCCCTCGACCGGCGCCGCCTCCCGCCGGGGCGGGGCGTCGCTGCGGGCGGCGTGCGGTCTCGGTGACGAGGTGCCGCTGCTGGTCTACAGCGGCGGCGTGACGAAGGCGCGCGGGGTCGACACCGCGATCGCCGCGCTGCGCGAGCTGCCGGGGGTGCACCTGGCGGTCAACTGCGTGCCCCACAGCCGCACCGTCTACGTCGAGCGGCTGCGCGAGCAGGCGCAGGAGCAGGGCGTGGCCGACCGCGTGCACTTCGTCGACCCGGTCGCCCCGGGCGAGGTCGTCGGCTTCCTGTCGAGCGCCGACGTCGGGCTGGTGCCGATCCTGCACTACCCGAGCCACGAGATGGCCATGACCAACAAGCTGTTCGAGTACATCCTCGCCGGGCTGCCGCTGTGCGTGAGCGACGTCCGCACGCAGGCCGAGTTCGTGACCTCCCGGGGGCTCGGCACCGTGCACCGCGCCGAGGACCCGGCCGACCTGGCGCGGGCAGCGCGCGAGGCGCTCGACCGGCGCGCCGAGCTGCGGGCCGCGGTCGCCGAGCCCGCCCTGCGGGCGGAGTTCTCGTGGGCGGGGCAGGAGGCGCACATCGCCGAGGTCTACTCGCAGGTCCTCGGCGTGCCGCTCACGCTGTCGGGCGACGACTTCGACGAGGGTGTGGCCGAGCGCCGGCTGAGCCCGAGCGAGAGCGGGCTCGCCGACGTGCTCTTCCCGACGGAGTCCTAG
- a CDS encoding Gfo/Idh/MocA family protein, giving the protein MARPATGTLRAGLIGLGMMGRHHARVLRSSEGVELVAVADPGGDPHGVAGELEVLASVEALIEVGIDMCVVAVPTRFHEPVALALAAAGVHTLVEKPLASDIDAAKRIAAAFEDADLIGAVGHIERYNPALQSLRARLREGELGAVYQVATRRQGPFPNRIADVGVVKDLATHDIDLTAWVTGSEFRSVSARTAYKSGREHEDLVTAVGQLADGTVTNHLVNWLSPMKERVTIVTGEKGAFVADTLTADLTFFANGTMPTAWDSIAKFRGVSEGDVVRFAIAKPEPLVTEHRAFADAVRAGDAGAADIVTMRQGLAVVAVAESMLRSADSGETVAVPQV; this is encoded by the coding sequence ATGGCCAGGCCCGCCACCGGCACGCTGCGCGCAGGGCTCATCGGCCTCGGCATGATGGGCCGCCACCACGCTCGCGTGCTGCGCTCGTCCGAGGGCGTCGAGCTCGTGGCGGTGGCCGACCCGGGCGGCGACCCGCACGGCGTCGCGGGCGAGCTGGAGGTGCTCGCCAGCGTCGAGGCGCTGATCGAGGTCGGCATCGACATGTGCGTCGTCGCGGTCCCCACCCGCTTCCACGAGCCCGTGGCGCTGGCGCTCGCCGCCGCCGGGGTGCACACGCTGGTGGAGAAGCCGCTGGCCTCCGACATCGACGCGGCCAAGCGCATCGCGGCCGCCTTCGAGGACGCCGACCTGATCGGCGCGGTCGGCCACATCGAGCGCTACAACCCGGCCCTGCAGAGCCTGCGCGCACGGCTGCGCGAGGGCGAGCTGGGCGCGGTCTACCAGGTCGCGACCCGGCGGCAGGGCCCGTTCCCCAACCGCATCGCCGACGTCGGCGTGGTCAAGGACCTCGCCACCCACGACATCGACCTGACCGCCTGGGTGACCGGCAGCGAGTTCCGCAGCGTGTCGGCGCGCACCGCCTACAAGAGCGGCCGTGAGCACGAGGACCTCGTCACGGCGGTCGGCCAGCTCGCCGACGGCACGGTGACCAACCACCTGGTCAACTGGCTCTCGCCGATGAAGGAGCGCGTCACGATCGTGACCGGCGAGAAGGGCGCGTTCGTCGCCGACACCCTCACGGCCGACCTCACGTTCTTCGCCAACGGGACCATGCCCACGGCGTGGGACTCCATCGCGAAGTTCCGCGGCGTGAGCGAGGGCGACGTCGTGCGCTTCGCCATCGCCAAGCCCGAGCCGCTGGTGACCGAGCACCGGGCCTTCGCCGACGCCGTGCGCGCCGGCGACGCCGGGGCGGCCGACATCGTGACGATGCGCCAGGGGCTGGCCGTGGTCGCCGTCGCCGAGTCGATGCTGCGCTCGGCCGACAGCGGCGAGACCGTGGCGGTGCCGCAGGTATGA
- a CDS encoding DegT/DnrJ/EryC1/StrS family aminotransferase, with translation MIPAARPIIGDEERAAVDRVLASGALAQGTEVAAFEQEFGEQVVGGRHCVAVNSGTSGQHLGLLAAGVGPGDEVIVPSFTFAATANSVALTGATPVFADIEPQHFCLDPAAVEAAVTPRTKGVMPVHLYGHPADMTRLGAIAEQHGLQVYEDAAQAHAAAWDGAPVGSFGTFAMFSLYPTKNMTSGEGGMVSCEGDVERRVRLLRNQGMDKQYENELVGLNNRMTNIHAAIGRVQLTKLAGWTAQRQANAAFFDAHLEGVTTPPVAPQATHVYHQYTIRVEGDRDRFATALREEHGVGCGVYYPIPNHRLPSFALDLDLPETERAAREVLSIPVHPSLTQADLETIVTAVNACAKAGA, from the coding sequence ATGATCCCCGCAGCGAGGCCGATCATCGGCGACGAGGAGCGCGCCGCCGTCGACCGCGTGCTGGCGTCGGGAGCGCTCGCGCAGGGCACCGAGGTGGCCGCGTTCGAGCAGGAGTTCGGCGAGCAGGTGGTCGGCGGCCGGCACTGCGTCGCGGTCAACAGCGGCACCAGCGGCCAGCACCTCGGGCTGCTCGCCGCGGGGGTCGGCCCCGGCGACGAGGTGATCGTCCCGTCGTTCACCTTCGCGGCGACCGCCAACAGCGTGGCGCTCACCGGCGCGACGCCCGTCTTCGCCGACATCGAGCCGCAGCACTTCTGCCTCGACCCCGCCGCCGTCGAGGCCGCCGTCACCCCGCGCACCAAGGGCGTCATGCCGGTGCACCTCTACGGCCACCCCGCCGACATGACCCGGCTGGGCGCGATCGCAGAGCAGCACGGGCTGCAGGTCTACGAGGACGCTGCCCAGGCGCACGCGGCCGCGTGGGACGGCGCGCCGGTCGGCTCGTTCGGCACCTTCGCGATGTTCAGCCTCTACCCGACCAAGAACATGACCTCCGGCGAGGGCGGCATGGTCTCGTGCGAGGGCGACGTCGAGCGCCGGGTCCGGCTGCTGCGCAACCAGGGCATGGACAAGCAGTACGAGAACGAGCTGGTCGGCCTCAACAACCGCATGACCAACATCCACGCGGCCATCGGGCGCGTGCAGCTCACCAAGCTCGCCGGCTGGACGGCCCAGCGCCAGGCCAACGCGGCGTTCTTCGACGCCCACCTCGAGGGCGTGACCACCCCGCCCGTGGCGCCGCAGGCGACGCACGTCTACCACCAGTACACGATCCGGGTCGAGGGCGACCGCGACCGGTTCGCCACCGCGCTGCGCGAGGAGCACGGCGTCGGCTGCGGGGTCTACTACCCGATCCCCAACCACCGGCTGCCCTCGTTCGCGCTCGACCTCGACCTGCCCGAGACCGAGCGGGCCGCGCGCGAGGTGCTCTCGATCCCCGTGCACCCCTCGCTGACCCAGGCCGACCTCGAGACGATCGTCACCGCGGTCAACGCCTGCGCGAAGGCCGGCGCCTGA
- a CDS encoding acyltransferase — translation MPHDDVRIQPSADVDDRASIGAGTSVWHLAQVREDAVVGRDCIIGRGAYVGSGVRIGDRCKLQNLALVYEPAVLEDGVFVGPGVVFTNDHFPRSVDPSGALKRADDWHPVGVTVREGASVGARAVCVAPVTVGRWAMVAAGAVVTRDVPDFALVAGVPARRVKWVGKSGEPLERAVDDRWRDPVTGETYVELDDRLVEEKDEEHA, via the coding sequence ATGCCGCACGACGACGTACGCATCCAGCCCAGCGCTGATGTCGACGACCGCGCCTCGATCGGCGCCGGCACCTCGGTGTGGCACCTCGCGCAGGTGCGCGAGGACGCGGTCGTCGGCCGCGACTGCATCATCGGGCGCGGCGCCTACGTCGGCAGCGGCGTACGCATCGGCGACCGCTGCAAGCTGCAGAACCTCGCGCTCGTCTACGAGCCCGCCGTCCTCGAGGACGGCGTGTTCGTCGGGCCGGGCGTGGTGTTCACCAACGACCACTTCCCGCGCTCGGTCGACCCGTCGGGGGCGCTCAAGCGCGCCGACGACTGGCACCCGGTCGGCGTCACCGTGCGCGAGGGTGCGTCGGTCGGCGCGCGGGCCGTGTGCGTGGCGCCCGTGACCGTCGGTCGCTGGGCGATGGTGGCGGCCGGTGCGGTGGTGACGCGCGACGTCCCCGACTTCGCGCTCGTCGCCGGAGTGCCCGCCCGGCGCGTCAAGTGGGTGGGGAAGTCCGGCGAGCCGCTCGAGCGGGCTGTGGACGACCGCTGGCGCGACCCGGTGACGGGGGAGACTTACGTCGAGCTGGACGACCGGCTCGTCGAGGAGAAGGACGAGGAGCACGCATGA
- a CDS encoding glycosyltransferase family protein, translated as MGFGARAPHVLYVAWGYPPCRSGGTYRALATANAFARDGWDVTVLTCEREVFERYTGVDTSLEPLVDPRIRVERVPFEWPALEPDLRSWSLLRAVSPPAWAKLRRSLDQRSFPEPAYGPWRPVLEAAAERIHAEHPVDLCVATANPHVDYTAPLRLHERHGVPFVADYRDAWSFDVFTGAVLHTPDSRQGRWEARVLEGAAEVWFVNEPIRARQAAEHPALADKLHVVANGYDLELAAEGVARRPSPDDGLVFGYIGTISRQVPVTELVEGWQVGRERSELLARSTVALHGYIGHNAPLPAVEAAVAAGASVGVDYRGPVPKAQVESVYEGFDALLLVLGTGTYVTSGKVYEYLATGLPIVSVHDPANAASEVVRGYPLWFPAASLAPDDVAAALAAAAEAAVGASEETRAACVAYARQFRREAQLAPRVSALRELVTQGAAPADGAVSA; from the coding sequence ATGGGGTTCGGGGCGCGCGCGCCGCACGTGCTGTACGTGGCGTGGGGCTACCCGCCGTGCAGGAGCGGCGGCACCTACCGCGCCCTGGCGACGGCCAACGCCTTCGCGCGCGACGGCTGGGACGTCACGGTCCTCACCTGCGAGCGCGAGGTCTTCGAGCGCTACACCGGCGTCGACACCTCCCTCGAGCCCCTGGTCGACCCGCGCATCCGGGTCGAGCGGGTGCCCTTCGAGTGGCCGGCCCTCGAGCCCGACCTGCGCTCGTGGTCGCTGCTGCGCGCGGTCTCGCCGCCGGCGTGGGCGAAGCTGCGGCGCTCGCTCGACCAGCGCAGCTTCCCGGAGCCGGCCTACGGCCCGTGGCGCCCCGTGCTCGAGGCCGCGGCCGAGCGGATCCACGCCGAGCACCCCGTCGACCTGTGCGTGGCCACGGCCAACCCCCACGTCGACTACACCGCTCCCCTGCGCCTGCACGAGCGCCACGGCGTGCCGTTCGTCGCCGACTACCGCGACGCCTGGTCGTTCGACGTCTTCACCGGTGCGGTGCTCCACACGCCGGACTCCCGCCAGGGCCGCTGGGAGGCGCGCGTGCTCGAGGGCGCCGCCGAGGTGTGGTTCGTCAACGAGCCGATCCGCGCACGGCAGGCCGCCGAGCACCCGGCGCTGGCCGACAAGCTGCACGTCGTCGCCAACGGCTACGACCTCGAGCTGGCCGCCGAGGGCGTCGCCCGTCGACCCTCCCCCGACGACGGGCTCGTGTTCGGCTACATCGGCACGATCTCGCGCCAGGTGCCGGTCACCGAGCTGGTCGAGGGCTGGCAGGTGGGCCGCGAGCGCTCGGAGCTGCTGGCCCGCTCGACCGTCGCGCTGCACGGCTACATCGGCCACAACGCGCCGCTGCCCGCGGTCGAGGCGGCGGTCGCGGCCGGTGCGTCGGTCGGCGTCGACTACCGCGGCCCGGTGCCGAAGGCGCAGGTCGAGTCGGTCTACGAGGGCTTCGACGCGCTGCTGCTGGTGCTCGGCACGGGCACCTACGTCACCTCCGGCAAGGTCTACGAGTACCTCGCCACCGGCCTCCCGATCGTCTCGGTGCACGACCCGGCCAACGCGGCCAGCGAGGTCGTACGCGGCTACCCCCTCTGGTTCCCCGCCGCCTCGCTCGCACCGGACGACGTGGCCGCGGCGCTCGCCGCGGCGGCCGAGGCGGCTGTGGGCGCGAGCGAGGAGACCCGTGCGGCGTGCGTCGCCTACGCGCGGCAGTTCCGGCGCGAGGCGCAGCTGGCGCCGCGGGTGAGCGCGCTGCGCGAGCTCGTGACGCAGGGCGCCGCCCCCGCCGACGGCGCGGTGTCCGCGTGA
- a CDS encoding S53 family peptidase, with translation MARRSSARPLTALLRRLAPAAAAAALVGAVVAPPASAAPSPVGLAHRSHKVCSSPAPGSAACHALLRDDVNGSAPASRAPDGATATRPSGYGPADIQSAYRLPATTAATPSGPVVAIVDAYDDPTAESDLATYRSTYGLPACTTANGCFRKLDQRGGTSYPRSNGGWAQEISLDLDMVSATCPNCRILLVEASSASFTNLAAAVNTAAAKGATAISNSYGGSDSASSSAYDHPGIAITASTGDNGYAISSPASYRSVVAVGGTALSRASGTSRGWTESAWTGAGSGCSTLNAKPAWQTAATQCSGKATADVAAVADPSTGVAVYDSTSYQGYKGWLVFGGTSASSPIVASVYAQAGNLSGYPASWTWAHAGGLFDVTTGSNGSCPTPVWCHAGAGWDGPTGLGTPNGLSAF, from the coding sequence GTGGCTCGACGCTCCTCGGCTCGTCCTCTGACCGCTCTGCTGCGCCGCCTCGCGCCGGCCGCCGCCGCGGCCGCCCTGGTCGGCGCCGTCGTGGCACCGCCCGCGTCCGCCGCACCCTCGCCGGTCGGCCTCGCGCACCGGTCCCACAAGGTCTGCAGCAGCCCGGCACCCGGGTCCGCCGCCTGCCACGCCCTCCTGCGCGACGACGTCAACGGCAGCGCGCCGGCGTCCCGTGCGCCGGACGGTGCGACGGCGACCCGGCCGTCGGGCTACGGCCCGGCCGACATCCAGTCCGCCTACCGCCTGCCGGCCACCACGGCAGCGACGCCGAGCGGACCGGTCGTCGCCATCGTCGACGCCTACGACGACCCGACGGCGGAGAGCGACCTCGCGACCTACCGCTCGACCTACGGGCTGCCCGCGTGCACGACGGCGAACGGCTGCTTCCGCAAGCTCGACCAGCGCGGCGGGACGTCCTACCCGCGCAGCAACGGAGGGTGGGCGCAGGAGATCTCGCTCGACCTCGACATGGTGAGCGCCACCTGCCCGAACTGCCGGATCCTGCTGGTGGAGGCCTCGTCGGCGTCGTTCACGAACCTGGCGGCGGCGGTCAACACCGCGGCTGCCAAGGGTGCCACCGCCATCAGCAACTCCTACGGCGGCAGCGACAGCGCGTCGAGCAGCGCCTACGACCACCCGGGAATCGCCATCACCGCGTCGACCGGCGACAACGGCTACGCCATCTCCTCGCCCGCGTCCTACCGCTCGGTGGTCGCTGTGGGAGGCACCGCCCTGAGCCGCGCGTCGGGGACCTCGCGCGGGTGGACCGAGAGCGCCTGGACGGGCGCCGGCTCCGGCTGCTCCACGCTGAACGCCAAGCCGGCGTGGCAGACCGCCGCGACGCAGTGCTCGGGCAAGGCGACGGCCGACGTCGCCGCGGTGGCCGACCCCAGCACGGGGGTCGCGGTCTACGACTCGACGAGCTACCAGGGCTACAAGGGCTGGCTGGTGTTCGGCGGCACGAGCGCGTCGTCGCCGATCGTCGCCTCGGTCTACGCCCAGGCGGGCAACCTGTCTGGCTACCCCGCGTCGTGGACGTGGGCGCACGCAGGCGGGCTCTTCGACGTGACCACGGGCAGCAACGGCAGCTGCCCGACCCCGGTGTGGTGCCACGCGGGTGCGGGCTGGGACGGGCCCACCGGGCTCGGCACGCCCAACGGGCTCAGCGCGTTCTGA
- a CDS encoding glycosyltransferase family protein, which produces MSRRPGSRRPGSRPDVSLVTSGHDVADARLHRHVAAFVRAGLSVEVLGLGDPAGAPAGAARVTTHPRGSLARRGLDALLLPWRSRGRVLMVVDPDTLPAAYACSLLRRRPLVADVHEDYARLLRDRSWARGAVGLVARAVVSAANAVAGRADVTVVADEHVPPAAARDRRVVRNLPDGGYLPEPGPPEPAPRAVSVGDLRRSRGLFTMLDALADAPGWTLDLVGPVAPADAAALDAWLADSPAADRVRLHGRLPPRAAWALAAGAWAGLAVLDDTPAFRDAVPTKLYEFLGAGLAFAVTPLPRMVELAGESGAGVVVADSAGLAAALRGWAEDPGSLERSRASAREWAAANLYGPSAYDDLAAAVARLARKDAT; this is translated from the coding sequence GTGAGCCGACGACCTGGAAGCCGACGACCTGGAAGCCGTCCCGACGTCTCCCTCGTCACCTCCGGCCACGACGTGGCCGACGCGCGCCTGCACCGCCACGTCGCCGCGTTCGTGCGGGCCGGGCTCTCCGTCGAGGTGCTCGGCCTCGGCGACCCGGCGGGCGCACCCGCCGGCGCGGCCCGCGTCACCACCCACCCGCGCGGCTCGCTGGCCCGGCGCGGGCTCGACGCGCTGCTGCTGCCGTGGCGCTCCCGCGGCCGGGTGCTGATGGTCGTCGACCCCGACACCCTGCCCGCCGCGTACGCCTGCTCGCTGCTGCGCCGCCGCCCGCTCGTCGCGGACGTCCACGAGGACTACGCGCGGCTGCTCCGCGACCGCAGCTGGGCCCGCGGCGCCGTCGGGCTCGTCGCGCGCGCGGTGGTGTCGGCGGCCAACGCCGTCGCCGGGCGGGCCGACGTGACGGTGGTCGCCGACGAGCACGTGCCCCCGGCGGCGGCGCGCGACCGGCGGGTCGTGCGCAACCTGCCCGACGGCGGCTACCTGCCCGAGCCGGGCCCGCCCGAGCCCGCCCCGCGCGCTGTGTCCGTGGGCGACCTGCGCCGCTCGCGCGGGCTGTTCACGATGCTCGACGCGCTCGCCGACGCGCCCGGCTGGACGCTCGACCTGGTCGGCCCCGTCGCGCCGGCCGACGCCGCGGCCCTCGACGCCTGGCTGGCCGACTCGCCGGCTGCCGACCGTGTCCGCCTGCACGGCCGCCTGCCGCCGCGCGCGGCCTGGGCGCTCGCGGCCGGCGCGTGGGCGGGGCTCGCCGTGCTCGACGACACCCCGGCGTTCCGCGACGCGGTGCCGACCAAGCTCTACGAGTTCCTCGGTGCCGGGCTCGCGTTCGCCGTCACGCCGCTGCCCCGGATGGTGGAGCTGGCCGGGGAGTCCGGCGCCGGGGTCGTGGTCGCCGACTCGGCCGGGCTCGCCGCTGCGCTGCGCGGCTGGGCCGAGGACCCCGGCTCGCTCGAGCGCTCCCGCGCGTCGGCCCGCGAGTGGGCGGCCGCCAACCTGTACGGTCCCTCCGCCTACGACGATCTCGCCGCCGCCGTCGCGCGGCTGGCTCGGAAGGACGCCACGTGA
- a CDS encoding ABC transporter ATP-binding protein — MLSVSELQARRTTHEPAISIQDLSVTYRVSVEAPQLTRAERARLGKQDLRARLAAQVRRRRREVYEVEALKNVSVDVMPGAVLGVVGANGAGKSTLMRAVAGILPPSKGRIVVNGRVSTLLALGVGFNGNLSGRENILLGGLAAGLSRAAIERRFEEIADFTGVDMHILERPMRTYSSGQYSRVAFAVAVHMEPDVLIVDEALSAGDAKFKQRAEAKMRELVVEDTSRTVLLVTHGLASIRAMCNEAIWLHEGRLMKWGQPGHIVRAYEEFMGVQKGGSAVSDEDL; from the coding sequence TTGCTTTCCGTCTCTGAGCTGCAGGCCCGGCGCACGACCCACGAGCCGGCCATCAGCATCCAGGACCTGTCGGTCACCTACCGGGTCTCGGTCGAGGCGCCGCAGCTGACGCGGGCCGAGCGCGCCCGCCTGGGCAAGCAGGACCTCCGCGCCCGGCTGGCCGCGCAGGTGCGCCGCCGCCGGCGCGAGGTCTACGAGGTCGAGGCGCTCAAGAACGTCTCCGTCGACGTCATGCCCGGGGCGGTGCTGGGCGTGGTCGGCGCCAACGGCGCGGGCAAGTCGACGCTCATGCGCGCCGTCGCCGGCATCCTCCCGCCGAGCAAGGGCCGCATCGTCGTCAACGGGCGCGTCTCGACGCTGCTGGCGCTCGGCGTCGGCTTCAACGGCAACCTCTCCGGCCGCGAGAACATCCTGCTCGGCGGGCTCGCCGCGGGGCTGTCGCGGGCGGCGATCGAGCGCCGCTTCGAGGAGATCGCCGACTTCACCGGCGTCGACATGCACATCCTCGAGCGCCCGATGCGCACCTACTCCTCCGGGCAGTACTCCCGCGTCGCCTTCGCCGTGGCCGTCCACATGGAGCCCGACGTGCTCATCGTCGACGAGGCGCTCTCGGCCGGCGACGCGAAGTTCAAGCAGCGCGCCGAGGCCAAGATGCGCGAGCTGGTCGTCGAGGACACCTCACGCACGGTGCTGCTCGTCACCCACGGGCTCGCGAGCATCCGAGCGATGTGCAACGAGGCCATCTGGCTCCACGAGGGCCGGCTGATGAAGTGGGGGCAGCCCGGTCACATCGTGCGCGCCTACGAGGAGTTCATGGGGGTGCAGAAGGGCGGCTCGGCGGTCAGCGACGAAGACCTGTGA
- a CDS encoding ABC transporter permease encodes MAETALERHVYEPHKVGLPPLGRYFRQLWARREFAVEFSRAELHTQNVDTVFGQLWLVLNPLLLGTVYFLLVRVLSHSSASAKPYYFAHLLAGLFAYYYVTGCLSQGARSVTKSGKLLINTAFPRALLPLSSTLVAFWRFLPTLVVYAVVHVIQGCPIGPHLLLGVVSIAQMTVMGAGLAMFFATLQVFVRDTSSFLPYMIRIWLYLSPVLLTVERFPGWTHPLNPLFYVMACWSELLVQGDVLPLSWWLAGTAWALAIFVVGGLFFVSREREFAFRL; translated from the coding sequence ATGGCCGAAACAGCGCTCGAGCGCCACGTCTACGAGCCGCACAAGGTCGGTCTGCCGCCGCTGGGGCGCTACTTCCGCCAGCTCTGGGCGCGTCGCGAGTTCGCGGTCGAGTTCTCCCGGGCCGAGCTGCACACTCAGAACGTCGACACGGTGTTCGGGCAGCTCTGGCTGGTGCTCAACCCGCTCCTGCTGGGCACCGTCTACTTCCTGCTCGTGCGGGTCCTCAGCCACAGCAGCGCCTCGGCGAAGCCCTACTACTTCGCGCACCTGCTCGCCGGGCTGTTCGCCTACTACTACGTCACCGGCTGCCTGAGCCAGGGCGCCCGCTCGGTCACCAAGAGCGGCAAGCTGCTCATCAACACCGCGTTCCCGCGGGCGCTGCTGCCGCTGTCGTCCACGCTGGTCGCGTTCTGGCGCTTCCTGCCGACGCTGGTCGTCTACGCCGTCGTCCACGTGATCCAGGGCTGCCCGATCGGCCCGCACCTGCTGCTCGGCGTCGTGAGCATCGCCCAGATGACCGTGATGGGCGCCGGGCTCGCGATGTTCTTCGCCACCCTGCAGGTGTTCGTGCGCGACACGTCGAGCTTCCTGCCCTACATGATCCGCATCTGGCTCTACCTCTCGCCGGTGCTGCTGACCGTCGAGCGGTTCCCGGGCTGGACCCACCCGCTCAACCCGCTCTTCTACGTCATGGCGTGCTGGAGCGAGCTGCTCGTGCAGGGCGACGTCCTGCCGCTGAGCTGGTGGCTGGCCGGCACCGCCTGGGCGCTCGCGATCTTCGTCGTCGGCGGGCTGTTCTTCGTCTCCCGGGAGCGTGAGTTTGCTTTCCGTCTCTGA